In a genomic window of Wyeomyia smithii strain HCP4-BCI-WySm-NY-G18 chromosome 1, ASM2978416v1, whole genome shotgun sequence:
- the LOC129727580 gene encoding uncharacterized protein LOC129727580 has protein sequence MTMSHAPAVQQQCRLCLHYNETADDSELLTDIFTPDELSETPMIDKIRDCLGIFIAPSDSAVRFVCCNCARTVELIDEFRILCHQTAEVYDALRIKRSTADADSWQQYCTAVSTLRTFVRQLQGAVNDALCKTKAEEDDVEELEAENMNKNERVTEEELERAHLLSSGSEPMIDFVVVKVEALEPIEPVADIVNESNDNDRLTIALKIGIAQEVKQRPELWDISFTSSAQTINESWTELACKLGLDIATLKRHWRRIRDGYRELQRRESLGDSLFLEDPTTAQLFSLCKHMFDSAPKQTVPRREQSKLEESANEAASAGEYQKMAHLRVIYKHPVLWNVKHIDYHSREARENAWDLIGEELNISAKDAKRSWRNMRGKYRLRVRRLAGSKISKEDFLINQPLYKILDEMLSCVPARGSPKEPKVDASHSEQDAVTGVSYKVFENDKRLQFAQICYGHEILWNNQHPDYNVGAKKDKVWDEIAVQMEVTRAETRYQWSRLRGVYRRRRLRLLDGTIAMDDPILNDPLYKLLDDMLGESMQIGKKSGVLMSAQQHASGPSHSEPDAATGVSYKVFENDKRLQLAQICYEHEILWNNQHPDYNVGAKNDKVWDEIALQMEVTRAEARYQWSRLRGVYRGRRLRLLDGTIAMDDPMLNDPLYKLLEDMLGESMQIGKNSGALLSAQQHSGGPFQSIEQQIELLEEIAKHEILWNPNHPDHFRTEMRTAAWKKVAAKFNVNPLAVKTEWKRLKDVHVSREDQAQDADTKRLLVLLQRLLPPAEKPSVTVERRPDESKRRKPRVGAESKRRFHGKKTYDSVGCVKIDRNGTMRHHKICELCGKPVERSMFEYHMNQHNGVRPYACSFEGCDKRYSNKITRDRHEVILHGDDGFKFDCDQCGAKFKQRAKFELHYAVKHKSEEVPCNICGKLLKHRHLLRKHIELHTSSFTCKVCGKALQKKWSLKVHMRVHTQEKPYPCELCELRFMLKVQMKTHLLKVHGVLLEDIEAAKANLAGTV, from the exons ATGACCATGTCGCACGCTCCGGCTGTGCAGCAACAATGCCGCTTGTGTCTTCACTACAACGAAACTGCTGACGATTCAGAGTTGCTGACGGATATTTTCACCCCAGATGAGTTGTCGGAAACTCCGATGATCGATAAAATTCGTGATTGTTTAGGTATATTCATCGCTCCGTCCGATAGTGCGGTGCGATTCGTGTGTTGCAATTGCGCCCGAACGGTAGAACTAATAGACGAGTTCCGAATTCTCTGCCATCAGACGGCAGAAGTGTACGACGCACTTCGAATCAAACGCTCTACGGCGGATGCAGATAGttggcaacagtactgcacagCTGTCAGCACACTTCGAACGTTTGTGCGCCAGCTACAGGGTGCGGTCAATGATGCACTGTGCAAAACTAAGGCCGAGGAGGATGACGTTGAGGAACTCGAGGCTGAGAACATGAACAAGAATGAAAGGGTAACTGAGGAGGAGCTGGAACGTGCCCATCTGCTGAGTAGTGGCTCTGAACCGATGATTGATTTTGTGGTAGTCAAAGTTGAAGCCCTGGAGCCAATAGAACCAGTGGCTGATATTGTCAACGAAAGCAACGATAA TGATCGTTTGACAATAGCTTTGAAAATAGGTATTGCACAGGAAGTGAAACAGCGCCCGGAACTGTGGGATATTTCCTTTACCAG TTCGGCTCAAACGATTAATGAAAGCTGGACCGAGCTGGCATGTAAATTAGGATTAGATATAGCGACTCTCAAACGCCATTGGCGTCGCATTCGAGATGGCTACCGTGAGCTGCAGAGACGCGAGTCTCTTGGTGATAGTCTGTTTCTTGAGGATCCAACTACGGCCCAATTGTTTTCACTCTGTAAACACATGTTTGATAGTGCTCCGAAACAAACAGTGCCGCGACGCGAGCAGTCTAAATTAGAGGAAAGCGCTAACGAGGCAGCGTCTGCAGGGGAATACCAGAAGATGGCTCATTTGCGGGTAATTTACAAGCATCCGGTTCTGTGGAACGTCAAGCATATAGA CTACCACAGCCGAGAGGCGCGTGAGAACGCTTGGGATCTAATTGGCGAAGAACTGAATATTTCTGCTAAGGATGCCAAACGCAGCTGGAGAAATATGCGGGGCAAGTATCGGCTTCGGGTTAGACGCTTAGCAGGAAGTAAAATATCCAAGGAGGATTTTCTTATTAATCAGCCTCTGTACAAGATATTGGACGAAATGCTGAGTTGTGTCCCCGCTCGAGGCAGTCCGAAAGAACCCAAGGTCGATGCAAGTCACAGTGAGCAGGATGCAGTGACGGGTGTTTCCTATAAAGTGTTCGAGAACGATAAACGATTGCAGTTTGCCCAGATCTGCTATGGGCACGAAATCTTGTGGAATAACCAGCATCCGGA TTACAATGTTGGCGCGAAAAAGGATAAAGTTTGGGATGAAATCGCAGTACAGATGGAGGTAACGCGGGCCGAAACACGATACCAGTGGAGTCGCTTGCGAGGAGTTTATCGAAGACGCCGTTTACGGCTACTGGATGGTACGATTGCCATGGACGATCCTATTTTGAATGATCCTCTGTACAAACTGTTGGACGATATGCTAGGTGAGAGCATGCAAATTGGCAAGAAAAGTGGAGTTTTGATGTCGGCGCAACAACACGCTAGTGGACCAAGTCACAGTGAGCCGGATGCAGCGACGGGTGTTTCCTATAAAGTGTTCGAGAACGATAAACGATTGCAGTTAGCCCAGATCTGCTATGAGCACGAAATCTTGTGGAATAACCAGCATCCGGA TTACAATGTTGGCGCGAAAAATGATAAAGTTTGGGATGAAATTGCACTACAGATGGAGGTAACGCGGGCCGAAGCACGATACCAGTGGAGTCGCTTGCGGGGAGTTTATCGAGGACGCCGTTTACGGCTACTGGATGGTACGATTGCCATGGACGATCCTATGTTGAATGATCCTCTGTACAAACTTTTGGAGGATATGCTAGGTGAGAGCATGCAAATCGGTAAGAACAGTGGAGCTTTATTGTCGGCCCAACAACACTCTGGTGGACCCTTTCAAAGCATAGAACAGCAAATAGAATTGCTTGAAGAAATTGCTAAACATGAGATCCTTTGGAATCCAAATCATCCCGA CCACTTCAGAACGGAAATGCGCACTGCGGCTTGGAAAAAAGTTGCCGCAAAATTTAATGTTAATCCACTAGCCGTGAAAACAGAATGGAAACGTTTGAAAGATGTACACGTCTCCCGGGAAGATCAAGCGCAGGATGCGGATACCAAACGACTGCTAGTACTATTACAAAGATTACTGCCACCCGCGGAGAAACCATCCGTGACAGTAGAGCGAAGACCCGACGAGAGCAAGCGGAGGAAGCCAAGAGTTGGCGCTGAATCGAAGCGACGATTCCATGGCAAGAAAACCTACGATAGTGTGGGATGCGTCAAAATAGATCGTAACGGTACCATGCGGCATCACAAAATCTGTGAGCTGTGCGGCAAGCCGGTCGAGCGGTCAATGTTCGAGTACCACATGAATCAACACAATGGCGTTCGACCGTACGCGTGCTCCTTCGAGGGTTGTGATAAGCGGTACAGCAACAAGATCACTCGCGATCGCCACGAGGTGATACTGCACGGGGACGATGGCTTCAAATTCGACTGCGATCAGTGCGGAGCAAAGTTCAAACAGAGGGCCAAGTTCGAGTTACACTATGCCGTCAAGCACAAGAGTGAAGAAGTTCCGTGTAATATTTGTGGAAAATTACTTAAACATCG GCATCTCCTGCGAAAACATATCGAGCTGCATACAAGCAGTTTTACGTGCAAAGTGTGCGGCAAAGCGCTGCAGAAGAAATGGTCATTGAAGGTGCACATGCGAGTTCACACCCAGGAAAAGCCGTATCCCTGTGAACTATGCGAGCTGCGCTTCATGTTGAAGGTGCAAATGAAAACGCATTTGCTCAAAGTGCACGGAGTTCTACTGGAAGATATTGAAGCAGCTAAGGCTAATCTTGCAGGCACAGTTTAG